The following is a genomic window from Carassius gibelio isolate Cgi1373 ecotype wild population from Czech Republic chromosome B7, carGib1.2-hapl.c, whole genome shotgun sequence.
AATGCACAAAATCGTGCTTTAATTCGATAATGAATATGAGACATGATGTGTGATCTTCCCGCAGGTGTCTTCCTCTTCTGCTGGACTCCTTTTTTTGTAGTTCACACTACACGAGCCTTGTGTGAATCCTGTCACATCTCTCCAGACCTGATGAGCACAGTGACATGGCTGGGTTACGTGAACAGTGCTCTGAACCCAGTTATCTACACTGTCTTCAACACTGAATTCAGAAAGTTCTTCAGAGGATTTCTTCCACGCTGCTGTTGACACACACCAAATGGCCCATAAGAGATAACAATTCCATAATTTATGTTAAAGACAAATATAGTTGTAAACTGGACTGCAACTGTTTAATTGTGTTGTTTTGTAATAATTCTGCCAATACTTTATTTGTTTGTGCCTACCATGTACTACatccttattatatatatatagagagagagagagagagagagagaggactttTCAGTGCAACAAAACATTCTCAGTCGTGCCTAGAACATttgtacagcattttaaaatatgccaGGCTCTGTCAAAATATATCTCAGTTTGAGTTAAGATTAatgatacataataaataatgcattgcatATTTCAGATCTATGAGATGTTATTGCCTGCAGGAATGTTTGAAATTAAAAGACCACAATGTACAAACTTTATGATTTAGTAACCGCACAGTCCCTCAAGTGCCACTGCATATTTTGATACATTTGATTTTGCTAGTATTTTACATTTTCCATAGATCCTGTATAGCTTTGAGTTTGATTTCATTCTTCTGAAAATGGAAACTGCATATTGGTGTAATGAGACATTTGTGGTAAAGCCACTATTCTCTAACAGAGGTCTAAAATAGGACTTCCTAATGTTACAGTGAGTTGAAGGCTTTCTGTGAAGCCTCCAAAACATCATGAGAAAGTTTCACATACCCCCCCCatgaattataaattaaatgtctgCGTGATCAAGTGCAGCTTCTCCCTTAAGCCTGATATTGGCATTTCTTAGAGAATTAAGAACAACCAAGGCCTTGGTGAACATCTTTCCTTCCCAACCAAGGGTCCCTTTGTACCtgattcttaaaaataaaatcaaaattttttgttttattgaaaacatttacatgtatatattaatcTAGCTAGATCTAACTCTTTAAAAAATTTTGTTTCTTCCATTAGACATCTTGAATTGTCGGACAATTGAGGTTGTTGTTTGCTTGATCTGTTCAGACCCTGTATAGTCCCGAGCAACACTAGCCAGCAGGCTGAACTGAAATAGACAGAGATGTAGTGTCAGACATACTCAGACTCTGAGACGTAATGACACAATGAACTACGTAGTTCACCATCTCAACAGACAAAATAATGAGTCCTGCAACTATTTCCCTTATTGTGTGTCAATATATGGGAGTTTATGGATGTGATGAGCACAGCTTGTTTTTCATTCACTCCAACAATGTCAaaacgctgtaaaaaaaaaaaaaaaaaaaaaaaaaaagatataaaacatTACATGGCATGACAAACCAAACCACAAAATGCATTGCTTTTTTTACTGGACAAATGAAGCGTCTATGTGTGGGAAGTAAGTTGAGGCACATGTAACAATGTCAACATACTCAACTGCTTTTACTTAAATTTCTTAACATGCAGAATTAATTGTACTAAGATAAAAAGACTCATCAACTAAGACATAAACTGAACACGTTTCACTGTCGAATAGAAATGGATTAATGAGTCCCTGATATCCAAGTCACTTTGAATATCTTGTGTGGCCACCAGCTGCTTTAAGAACTAGTGCATCTTTGTACTCCACCAGATTTTCCAGTTTTTGCTGTGAGATGTTACTCCACTCTTTTCCAACAAGGTTCTTGTAAGTTCTTGAACAGGTCCAGGGGGACGCATGTTTACATGTGGTTTGCCACTACAAGGATGTTCAGCTGTCCTTCCTGTAGCACTGCAGGCATCTTGCAGTACAGACTTTGCAGTTTACTGGAATTGTAATTATCATCTGTAGTCCTTATGCCTCCCTGCAGCAGGACTATAGCATGTTCACACAGGTAAACAGAGACCCTGGGCCTTGTTTTTCTGCTGTTTTTCAGTTCTCTTTACTGACTTCTGTTAATGTACTGTGACTTTGCCTGTAAATTAGTTAgtcccttaaagggatagtccacccaaaaatgaaaatgatgttatTGTCATTTATCacagttccaaacctgtacgagtttcttcctaatgttaaacataaaataagatattttgaagaatgctggaaattaaacagttgatggtcctcattgactttcataatatttatttccTTACTATGGAAGTCTATGGAACCAAATcactgtttggttcttcaaaatatcttctcttgtgttcAACACTTTAGAAAGAACAGGTTTAAAATGGTgagaggatgagtaaatgatgacaaaaaaatatatatttttggtgatCTATTCCTTTAGGGACTGTTCGCAGATACAGTAATTTGTTTATGGTTAATTGAATGACTTTAGATATCTGAATATACCAAACCAAGTGATGTCTTTAAACCAATGATACTACAGCTTCTGTTAGAACTTAACATACACTTTCCTGAGCCATTTTTGGAGTAGCCAACTGACATCAATATTTTCAGTAAATGTTTGCTGGTTGTGTGCAAAATCCCATGTgcagagagtttgactcctaaccttggggttgtgggttcgaatctcgggctggcaatccCGTGACTTGaccaaggcatcgaacccccaactgctccccgggcgccgcagcattaatggctgcccactgctccaggtgtgtgattacactgtgtgtgcactttggatgggttaaatgcagagcacgaattttgagtatgggtcaccatacttggctgaatgtcacgtcactttcactttcagtgcACTTGAAGTagtgaataaaaatgaatatgtaaACTCAGAAACTAcatgaaaaaaagtaatctttatATGAGGCATGGAAATTTTTCAGTGTAACTCCTAGTTGCTTGAGCATCTTCTAGCAGCTAGCCACTGAGTGCATGTTAGCAGTTTACACAAAttactgcagtgcattatgggactgAATGAGTGCACTCAATAATGTGCAATATGATTTCGGACATCACTAAAAATTACTGTGTAGTTCATGACATTAATTATAGACATATTCCACTGTATTGCCATCTACAAAATGTTTAAATCTGCTTGTTAATTTTCATGGAATAGTATGTCTAAcaatatgtttatttgtttatttatttgtgtgtgtgtgtaaaaggtttggtatgtgctatgtttgTTTACAATAATGACGCTTGGTTTgacattttctatttcattttcaatgtattttaataatgttgcaTTTAAAGTTATTCTTGGAAAAGCattgatacatttgacaaaaaggataaaaattatTCACACTCACATAAGATACGGACTCCATTCATATTCTAGAAAAAGCTTTTATTATTCATCAGGGTGTTTTTTCACTTTATCTCAGAACCACCCTTAGTTAcagaataaattaatcatatcaCCATAGTCATAAAATTTGTTTAAGATGATGGATAACAGCCAGCTAAACAAACAGAGATGAAATTCTTGTTTTGCATATTTAAGCTacattactgtattcattattTTACCACATTACCAAAAACATTATCTGTTAAGTTCTTGATCTTCATGCTCAACCCAATATATTCAAGTACACCTTTTCAACAAATGAAACTCTGTCCCTCTAGTGCATGCTCACTACTGAGGCAATAACTGGGCTTTCCAAAGGGCCGAACAACAAACAATCCCATGTCGGGATGAAATTCGGTTGCTCACTCCTCCTGGTTCACTGAAGTCTATAGAAAAGGAGAGAAAACTTTTAGACACCTCTAGTTTTTGGGGTTATGAAATGAGAATAAACATTTCTACCAAATATTTCCTTACAAAAAAGGAAACATTAAACACAGTTAAAGATAGTAAAGCAGCTTCGAGCTGTTTTGTCAATGTTATTACAATGGACCAGTATTTAAAGATAAAGTCATGAAGAATATTCTGGCAATTACGGTATTTGAAATATGATAGATAATGGTGCAAGAGGagcataaaaaatgtatatctcCATAACTCTTGTAGAATACAGCAGACTAATCTACATGCATCTACTCGTGTGATTTATGTAAGAACAGAGACTGATTAAAACTTACCTTGTCTCTGCCAACATTCATTAGGGCTTCTAATTCCTGCTTCCATCCAAGGAGCTCCACCAGTTTTTTTACCCCACTAACTACGTCACCCAGCTCAGCCACGTCATTGTGACGTTTGTTCCCCCAAGCAAAAGGCCCCACAAGATCTCGATTTATCAAAAGACGTGACACTGAACCGCGCATGGCACCAGCCAGGCTGGCGAAGGGCTCCACCTAACAACGCAGAAAACAGACCTTTTTGAAAGCAGTAAGCAGATAACCCAACAGCGACATCTGCTGGGGATGTAGTTCCATAACACAAGACCTGTTTTTGCAAATGATCCGCAGATTATATTTACAGGTATACTTGGTATAAATTGGTAATAAAaccatttcaaattattttattgattattttacaataataatagaataattgtataataatatacacatatattatacaattattaagaattaaaaatgacaaagttttattcattttatcctcaattttatttttttatttttttatattgctgtCCTCCAAACAATATTCAATTTGAAagctatggaaaaaaaataaagtgtatgtAGCTGTGCAATACattgtgcaaaaaaattaaaataaataaaacagagttaaaataaaaatataaacaacaactAATTCCTAACCATaataaagcagaagttaaaatcacataataaaatttaaaaaaaatacacagactACATGTAGGACAGAGAAGTGCCTGGCACTGGTCCATCTATCACTTGTTAATGGAGTTAATTTCCTGGGGGGGAAATGTTTCAAAAAGCAGGTACTTCCACCAATAGTTAGAGAAACTAAAACCTTCCACTGGAGCGAAAGCCCCTAAAGACTCAACCATGTAAGTGCAGGCCAACCAGACGTGGCAAACAGAAAATACAGCAACTAATGggtttaaatgtattaaagggTCTTGGTCTCACACTGCATTTGTTCAGTGGGTACAAATCCAGAGCTTAGCTTGACAAAAATCTCATTAACAGATTCAGCAGCTTTTCCTCACCTCTAGAGATGTTCCCATGACAATGAGTAAGTCTGCTATCGGGAAGTCTGTGAGGTAGGTGAAGAATTGCTGAGGGAGCTCCTCACCAAAGAACACAATGTCAGGCTTGATGATTCCTTTACAGGTAGGGCATTTGGGGATCGTTCCTTCCATGATATCATTCTAATGGGAGATGGCCATAAGTCAGGAGATTAACTCTTTATTTCAACAACCATACCAGAAATAAATCACAGAGAAAGAATATTCTGTCAGAATCAGGCTGTGAAATGCTTGTTTATAAACGAGTACGAGTTTATTTGAAGTGCAGTTCCAGGGGTAAAATATTCAGTGCCATGGTTCAACGACACATACTCACCCTGAGTTCCTCTCCCTTGTAATCCCTTCGGCAAACTGTGCATGTGGCCGTGGCAAATGTTCCATGTGCCTCCACCAACATCTTTGGGGGAATGCCAGCCACTGAAATCAATGAAAGATCAATGACATTTATAAATGATCTACACAATCGTTGACTCTGTTAAGAccttttgataataataaataacagctTTCATTAAAATAGCCTAATTATTATACGAATACCAGTTTCACCATCTCTGTGCAAGTTACCACTTAGTCTAGTTTTTAGTAAAGGGGTACTATGTTACAACTTGTGTACTACTACATGTTTTTGAGTTCAATAGGGTCTTGTTTTACCTGACAGACTTCAGTCCACTGGACATATATGACCATTTTGATTTTCAGCactgactgaagtagtttaagaccCACCAATTCATCAGAAGGCCAAcagttcactaaaaatgtttttttattggtcttatgaagtattctaatttgataagatagtgaattggtgtgtttttgttaaatgtgagccaaaatcatcacaattaaaagaaccaaagacttaaactgcttcagtctgtgtgcattgaatttatttaatacacacgtttcccaatttgagttgaattactgaaataaatgaacttttccatgacattctaatttattgagatgcacctgtatagatAAAATTCCCTATTATGTTTTTCTTGATTAAGCAGTAGTATTTTTCAGTGGAAACGTATTTTACCGTTAGTAATGTGAGATAAAAGAACTTCACTCACTTCGTTCGAGTCCATCAATGTTTTGCGTGTACATCCTGAGTAGTTGTCCCTTATCGTGAAGCAGGCGAATGAAGTAGTGTGTCAGATTGGGTTGGTAATTACCAGGATAAAGCTCTTTGGCAAGAGCAAAAAAAGGGTTTGGATTGTGATGAAagtaattaatttcaaatatggCCTCAGCATAGGGCAGATTGTACTGCTGAAGGTTGTCATAAAGACCGCTGCCAGGCGTTCTGTGGGAGAAATATGATTTGAGAGAAGTTGCAACCATCTCAAAGGTGGACCTTTATGAGTATTCTTTACCTGAAGTCTGGGATTCCACTGGGTGTGCTGATACCTGCCCCTGCCATCACCACAATTCTTTTGAACTTGCGTTCTCtaatattttctgcaatgtccTCCAGAGTCTGCTGGCGGATGTTGCCACGGCCTCCTCCGAACAGCCCTCTTACGCCACCACATCTTGTGAAGGCAGCTCTATCAGGTCAAAATGTTTGATTCACATTCAAATCTCTGGGATTCAATGGGATCTTAACTGGGGGGAAAGTAAAGAAAACAATACTTACGGACAAAATAGAAATTGTGAAAGAAATACAGCACCCTTTTGTGCATGAGGGATATGTGACAATATCTTTTGATGGGCAAGGTTTGTCCTCATCAGAGCTGAGAAAAAACATCATTGTAAGATTCTCTTTTACCACGGGTCAAAAAGAACAGTGTTACAGACTAAGCAGCCAAAAATAAGGATTTAGGATGCGTTGATTCTCTAGtaaatgtacattattattgttttaaagatGATTGGATATTTTAACTCGGAAACAACACTAAGGCTAATATTATCTTCAGCGCAGAAACAGTCATTCATTGTTAGTGTATTAGTACACAGATAGTGTGTATATACCACGATTAACAGTAACTACACTGGCATTTGCAACAAAAAGTAGCTACAGAAAACATAACGACTAACGTTATTTCAGTAACAAGAAAATACTTTCAGTAGTAGACAGTCCTCTTCTCCATAAGGACTTCTCTGTAAAACAGCATCTGCACACATTTAGACCCGTTTTTAAGTACAGCATAATGGACTCTGGCTAGACTCCTACTTTGTCAAAAGGCATGCATTATTTCAGCGAATTTGATTTGCAGGAGTAAATATAAACATGCAGGAACAACCAGAGGCAGAATGGTGACGCAGGCATTACCGTAACAGACATAATGGAGTTTCCAGAAAATTATATGACTGATGATAAAAGCCATTTGTCTGTACATTCTTTCCTATGTATGCACTACAATATATTGTATCCATGCAACATGActatattgaaataataaatacGCTTTATTTATAACTACTTTCGGTTCAAGTTTTTAATGCGTAATTACTACAGTACTTACGATTGGATGTCGCGAATGAAGTGTTTCTGATGACAGCTTGTTCATTCTAGTTGAAAGGACACAGCATTTACCTAAATAAATAGTCaataattagtaaaaatataaattatatatatatataattttttcattttcttcgATGTGTCAGTGTGTATGCAAATGTGTTTGAAAAGCTAAAGCTAATGGGTTATGTAGGTCATGAACTAAGATACAGGAGATATATTCCGATAACTTACATCGAGATACTAGATGTTAAACTTTCATTAGTAGATTCCatattttaatagttaaatattttttaacaaaacataccCCTTTGacacttaaagtttttttttaaatgtatttaatgatttTGTCTATAAGCTAAATAAAAGCAAGACTTTGATTTTGCTTTTCTGTGTCGCTTTTATGACGTCACTACGGATGCTCAGCGGACTGTTGATCTGTCCGATTAAATAAACGAGGAGAGTATTTTTCAGTGATTTTAGGTGCATAAGTCAATATAATCATTTTTAcgtggtttatttttttatctatttatgtatgtatttatttattttacaaaggtGCTGAAGCATTTTACGACGTCGTGTTGTGTTAGTGATGTTAAATGAACGTGAAAGTAATATTGCTGTGTGTTCAGTTCTaatatttgtttctcttttttaagCAGCTCAAACATTGATATATAAAGTACAGGGCATTGATGATGATACTCAACTaaatatctcaacgagaccagatgaaacttctaatcatcaaagctaacagagtgtgttaaaaatgtaaaagattggatgaccaataattttctcctattatattcggataagacagagatataaattattggaccaaaaaacaatacacagaatcttgtagactacagtttgcaactagacggatgtactgttacttcctctacagtgagaaatctgggtgttatattagacagcaacttgtcttttgaaaaccatatttcccatgctACATTCTtctatcttagaaacattgccaagttaCGAAACAtcttatctgtttctgatgcagagaagctagttcatgcatttattacctctagactggactattgtaatgcacttcttggtggttgtcctgcttcgtcaataaacaagctacaggtagtccaaaatgcagcatctagagtccttaccaggtcaagaaaatatgatcatattaccccaattttacagtctcagcactggctacctattaagttccgtatcagttacaaatgatcattacttccctataaggccctaaatggtttagctcctgcattcctaactagccttataccatgttacaatccatcatgctccctaaggtcacaaaagcTTTAGCTttacctgagaagagatgatgctgacccctcagaggacctcagatgatgctaacccagaAACAACATCCAGAACTTACAAATATTGCTATTTACTATGCAGTCACATTATAACTGCTGTTAATAGTCTTCATCAtatggttgactacgtcttgtattatttttttatgaaaaattcctgtcatatgcacataaactgacagccaccacttataagctactactaaatattgtagaaacttaactctctgtaaagttgctttgcaatgatttggatcgtaaaaagcgctatacaaataaactcgaatttaatttaatttaattgacacATGAGAAGCAGAGATATTTACTTTTGATTGCATTTTCTAAAACTTTTTTATGTCTTTAATTTATTCCATGTGTTTTTGAAAGTTcattatttcaacttattttctgtaaaatatcCGTTTTCAACAGCAGGCTGTCAAGCTTGAAAAAAGTCTATATactataaaagtagtccatatcaGTCATCTTATTAAATTAAGGAGCAGTCCTAATTTTTATGTGGTTTTTCTGTTACAGTCTCAGACTGCAATCAATTCTTTAGACTGCTGCACCATGTTCATTTACACATACAAGAGAACCTATAGCATGGTGCATAAGTATGGACTTTTAACATAATGACCTGTTCCGAActggtttaaaatgcattttcaacGATCCAATCACAAGTGGACTTCTAGTGAGTGTGTCTTTCCCAGACCAGTCCTTCTGAGGATTCTGTGTTAGAATCCTCGTCAGCATTAAGGTCTTTAATAAAACTATCTATTAAAGGGGTACTTcatcctaaaatgaaaatcttgtcatTAATCTTTtatccccatgtcgttccaaacccgtaaaagctcagttcattttcggaatacaatttaagatattttggatgaaaacccggaggcttgagactgtcccatagattgccaagtaaataacagtgtcaaggtccataaaaggtatgaaaagttgtCATCAGAATACATTATCTACCATCAGgtgtgcaatctgggttatatgaagtacAAGTGAGAGGGAGAAAAGTATAATAAAAGGAATAAGGAGGGTGGCTGCAATTTCCACCATAATTTGCATTGCAGCAAAGGTGGTGTTGAGAGAGTTTTACCTTAACATGCCTTGATATAACAAGCAATATACTGATATGATAAAGTTATAATAATGTTCTTGAGCATAATATACATTGCCAACAATGAGGTTTGTAGAAAAATGCTGAACTACATCGTGAAACCATCACTACAGGTGTTTTTCCAACAGGTGTTAGCTAAGAATGCTGAGAATTCTGGGCCGGGAACGGATTAGAGAAAACATTAAAAGTCCTCTTAAACTCTAAAAGTGTCCAGTCCTACCCCTGGAGTGTCAGTTTCCTGCAGAGGTAGTGACCCTTCAGGAGTAGGACTGGACACCCTGCTTCAAAGTCTGTAGTGCATGTAGTTCATACTGTATGTAGTTACTCTGCACAATGCTTTTTATGAAATCAGCAAAGATGCTACTTGTTTCAACATGGAGAATGTTGAATCTCTCCCTCTCATATACTGTAGGCCAGGCCTCATAAAGAAAGGCGACCTCCTTGCAGTGTGGTTTTTCTCACTGAGGGAACATGATGTGCCACTAGCCACTGACACGTCTGATCTGCTTGTTCTCACAGTCTATGTGTCTAAGTATATGTGGCAGCTATCTGTAAGTGCATGGTACACCTGCATATGCCTTGTCTTTTAGCCCATGCTTCCAACATGGGATTTATTTAATTGTCATTCTGCTGTGTTTTAACAGCTGGCAGTATAAAAAAGgatttggttatttatttttcacaggtTTCGTCCTATAGTCCAACGTGCCACATAGAAAATCATACAACACAATCTTCAGTGAAGTCACTCCCTCAGTAAATCACCAATAAATGTTGGAAACATTCCCATCAAGAGTCCACTGAGGTTCAAGCCAGCAGGAATCAAGTGTGGTGTAATAACAATTTCCGCATGACGCTGTGGTAAAACTGATTTTGTTGTAGAGAGTGAAGACATCAGTAATGCTAAATGATGAAGTGGCTGCAAAACAAAGAGGTTTGTGTTCATTTATGATTGTTcagtaattgttttgttttacaaaatttGCCCTTTAAATGTCctttaatttaaaatgggttcCCCTTGAATTTCTTTTTCGTATGTTTATTTTAGAACTGATGGAATCAAACAAGGAATGTCAAGTGCAGATCAAAAAGGAGGAGAATCAGGAAGCTCCCAATTCAGTAATTGGAGAAAACTCTTTTAGTGGTTCACAAACTTCAGAGGGTTTCTCACATGAAAGCACAGAGGCCAAAAACAATTTTACATGCCACCACTTTTCCTCAAATAGGACACCTGAAGTATCACATAAGAATCCACACAGGTGAGAGGCCTTTCTCATGCCATTTGTGTGTTAAAGGTTTCACTTATATGCAAAGCCTCGAATTTCACCTTCAGTTTCACTTTAGAGAAAGGCCATTATGCTGTGAACAGTGTGGTCAAAATTTGTTTTCAAGTCATTGCTGAGAAGATCCTTTGCTGATCTAAtgctgttcctgtggctcagtggtagagtattgtgttagcagcacaagAAGTTGTGGGtgtgattcccagggaacacacatactagcaaaaagaaaatgtatagctctgaatgcactgtaagatgctttggataaaagtgtattctaaatgcataaattaaatgaaGTTAAGCATTCAAATGAGCAACTTTGTTTGTGGGAAGAGTTTTCTATTACTTGACTATTTTTTACACAGCACCAGAAAATACATAGCGGTGTGACAGCTCTTGTTTGCTCTGAATGTGGAAATTCCTTTATGAGAGCCTGAGACTTGGAGCGGCACAAAAGAATCcatactggagaaaaacctttgaAGTGCTCACATTGTGGAGTCTAGAAACCTGGTGAAACATGAAAGAGTGCACACTGGAGAAAGGCATACCACTGCATTTCATGTAGAAGGAGTTTTAGACAATCACATAGCCAATTAGCTCATGTAGAAAAGCACTGTCTACGAGTGAACACAGTGTCCAACCTTAAGGCTTCAGTTCCAAACACATTGTGTGAAATTCAAATGAACCCGATGATTGAATTTGTCCAAAAAGAGAAGAAATAAGGCCTGTTCACAAAGACAACATTTCAATTTGAATGCACTTAATGTATCTGTTTGTATCAAAATTAACACAAGCATGCAGTACATGCAATATTTTTGTAATCTGTTTTCCGTTGCACTGCGAACAAAACTGGCCAACCATTAAGAACTGCACTTTTGGTCACATGCCCAGAGCTACTGCGGTTACATAAAACTACTATTGGTAGCAAATAGCATAGAAATAATCCAGAACTAGCTCTCTTGTCTCTGTAAACTTGCTTTGGTAATGTTTGATAAAACTACTGTATAGTGAATCAAAAGACTAAAATACTCAAAAcctctttctttttaaaaaagtttctGCTCCTCTAGAAGATCACCTAATGTCAGTAAAATAGCATTTTCATTTAGCATGTATGCCAATTAACACATTAATCTGCAAAGAC
Proteins encoded in this region:
- the sirt3 gene encoding NAD-dependent protein deacetylase sirtuin-3, mitochondrial isoform X1, with product MLYLKTGLNVCRCCFTEKSLWRRGLSTTETLMRTNLAHQKILSHIPHAQKGAVFLSQFLFCPAAFTRCGGVRGLFGGGRGNIRQQTLEDIAENIRERKFKRIVVMAGAGISTPSGIPDFRTPGSGLYDNLQQYNLPYAEAIFEINYFHHNPNPFFALAKELYPGNYQPNLTHYFIRLLHDKGQLLRMYTQNIDGLERMAGIPPKMLVEAHGTFATATCTVCRRDYKGEELRNDIMEGTIPKCPTCKGIIKPDIVFFGEELPQQFFTYLTDFPIADLLIVMGTSLEVEPFASLAGAMRGSVSRLLINRDLVGPFAWGNKRHNDVAELGDVVSGVKKLVELLGWKQELEALMNVGRDKTSVNQEE
- the sirt3 gene encoding NAD-dependent protein deacetylase sirtuin-3, mitochondrial isoform X2, producing the protein MRTNLAHQKILSHIPHAQKGAVFLSQFLFCPAAFTRCGGVRGLFGGGRGNIRQQTLEDIAENIRERKFKRIVVMAGAGISTPSGIPDFRTPGSGLYDNLQQYNLPYAEAIFEINYFHHNPNPFFALAKELYPGNYQPNLTHYFIRLLHDKGQLLRMYTQNIDGLERMAGIPPKMLVEAHGTFATATCTVCRRDYKGEELRNDIMEGTIPKCPTCKGIIKPDIVFFGEELPQQFFTYLTDFPIADLLIVMGTSLEVEPFASLAGAMRGSVSRLLINRDLVGPFAWGNKRHNDVAELGDVVSGVKKLVELLGWKQELEALMNVGRDKTSVNQEE
- the sirt3 gene encoding NAD-dependent protein deacetylase sirtuin-3, mitochondrial isoform X3, encoding MAGAGISTPSGIPDFRTPGSGLYDNLQQYNLPYAEAIFEINYFHHNPNPFFALAKELYPGNYQPNLTHYFIRLLHDKGQLLRMYTQNIDGLERMAGIPPKMLVEAHGTFATATCTVCRRDYKGEELRNDIMEGTIPKCPTCKGIIKPDIVFFGEELPQQFFTYLTDFPIADLLIVMGTSLEVEPFASLAGAMRGSVSRLLINRDLVGPFAWGNKRHNDVAELGDVVSGVKKLVELLGWKQELEALMNVGRDKTSVNQEE